tttctctttctgaacaccgatgatgtgatccaacacataacTAGAGTTTAAATAACTATttagcttaagctggatcgcctcactttcacaATTTACACAGGCTAAGTCTTTTTGCATGACCTCGAGACGATTGATATAACAGtttatgtcagtttgttttcttgaaaccatttttgttagctcggttttatcttttcttaaattttcaatcaccgttttaaactctttttcatggttttcataaaacatgttagCCTCTATGCATTTCGAAAGATCCACTAtcaacttttgattgtggataaatgtcacgtCATACTTGCTTTGCAAATCGTCATATTTGCTTTGCAAATCCGACAATTTATCACCTAAACTAACACATTTATCACACATCTCAGAACTTGGTTTaacgacacatacctgactggattCGCTCTCAGATAGTGACTCATTTGCCTCAGAATCAACAACCTCCCTTGTTGATTCATCTTCCGAtccatcctcgcttgaacttgaaCTTGTAACATCTTCAACTAAACTACTgccatgttcagaactgtcatcatttcccgaggacTCACCATCGCTGACATTCTTGACAATTTTAGCATAAAACGTCGTTCTTGTTTGACCACTGTTCTCCAACTGAACTGTCGGATCACAATCGACAGTAGATTTATCCCAAAGCTTGATTTTTGAAGATGGTACTGAACCCTTTTGCTTATAAGAAATTTTCGCAATTAAACTCACTAGGGATGGAGTTGATGAGGATGGGGGTGTGGGAGACTGAGCCCATGAAGGAACTGAACCTGAACCTTTTCTCGTATACATATCCGTATTAGGATCAGGTTTCCAACCATACATATCTGTTGTCACATACGGTTTACTTTGATGAGAAGGATCATATGATGATTGAGATCCTAAAATGTTTGACCCCCAAAGGTGTGTACTCATGATGGATTGTAGATACCAACTTACAAACTAACTTTTAACCTTCTATGAAAAATAAGATTCCACGAAAAATGCAAGACCACGAGAAATATGTAACCTGATGAGGCCTACGTAAATGTATTTCGTGAAATATATTTTCAAGCTCACGAAGAACACAAATGATTGTGGGCCAGATGAAACACTTGAGCCCAATGAGAAACAAATAACTTAATAACCCAAGAAAGATAACAGGAGAAACACTAGGCCCCAAACCACCAGTGAAAAACTTAATTGTGATACCAGAATGTATTTTTCATGActttaagaaataaaaaaaattagccTACAAAGAACAACTAACGAAAAATATATGGTAgccaacaaaaaaaaatatttttcaccAGTATATCACCAACCCAATTGATAACCCCACTAAAGAAACAAACCCATCTAAAGAAACAAGCCCAAACAATTGGCCCAAGATGAGTGGTTTTTCGTGAGAGGAACAGACAAACAAGGTTTTTCGTTGACTGAGTTGTACAAATAAAAAGATATTTTTAAAAGCCAAATCTTATCCTCTGACACAAAGATGGTTTGAAGGCAACTTTGTCAAACACACCTTACCTTATCACAACAGCGTTTACCAACCCATCATTGTGCTTTGTGTCAACTGTTTCAAAGTAACAAATGAAGATCAAAAACATGAACTTTTGAAGAACACTTTAACAAATGAAGATCAAAACATGAACTTTTGAAGAACACTTTAACAAGTTAACAAATGAAGATCAAAACATGAACTTTTGAAGAACACTTTTGAAGAACTGATGAACTAGATGAATTTCCCGGTCACCTTAAAAATTTCCGAACACGAAATTTTGCACAAAAGTTTACTCAAAACCAAACCTTAACATGTGAACATGAATTTAACAAGGTTTTTGATCAAACTAAAAAGCAAAATATCAAGAGTTTCGAGGTTTTGAAACTGTTTTTCCCAGAAAATATAAACTTCAAATACAAGAAAaacactcggttttaacaaggaaaagagctttggctctgataccacttgtaggtctaactagcggaggatctagtcgtctaatccttgtatacgaacaaacccggttgtgcggaatccaaccgggaaAGCAAACCGAGCAAAGAGAACACAAACACAACATGATTCAACGTTTAACGCTCAATATATTGATTCCGCAAAGTAAGAGTTACAAAGATATTACAAGAAAATCACTAAACTCTACTGATGTGCTCTCTGTTCTGTTCTATGTCTACCTCTTCTGTCTTCAGTTTGCTGCTGTATAAAGGGACAGGGTCGACGAAAGATCATGTAGCAACGAAACATATCGACGAAACACAAGCAGCCGACGAAAGTCCACAGCCGACGAAAGACTCATGACGAAAGACATGGTCTTTCGTTATTCACATGTGCAGGTTATTCGTCATCCTCATGTGCAGGTGTTTCGTCATGGACTTGGTTAGGTCTTTCGTCATGCAAGATAGGAATGTGAGAAGTAGTGCTTGACGAACCTTCAGTCTTGTGGAGTCTTCGTCCACTTCATTCTTAGTCACCAGGAGATCCCACGAAACTTTCATTTTGTTGGAATATTCAAAGTGAATTCAATTAATTGAATTCACGTGGACTACATAATCCATGCATTGATATGCTAtttcatgacatcatcatggtgatgtcataGTGATGTGGCATCTGATGACGGTTCGCGGCTtttcgtgcttcgcgtgtcgaactctggggcgcacgacggagtaATGTCGCGACGTCGGGCTCGAACCGAAACTAACCGAGTCGAACCAAACcaagtcgaaccgaaccgagtcgcatccacataatatgtatcaacaagaaGCCAAAATATATTAATTGAAGGGTCTAGTCATAAAATTTAACACGGGTCAATGTCAAAATTTCTTAGACTATCTCCAATACTACAGGCGTCCTTAGTCGCCCTTAGCTGCCACAtcatatctttaaaaatccttaaaaacccTTATTTCATCTCCAACCCTACAGATATCCTTACCCTTCTTAATTTTCACCTCATTGCCTACCCACTACACactatataaataaaataatatactgGCACAATAACTTAAAATTCCTATGCCCTTGTAGAAGGATATAGAATGAAACATTGGTGAATATTAATGGGCCCTTAGATTTGGACACATCCACCTCATCACGGGCGGCAATACTCGCCATTGGAGTTAGTCTCAAGGGCCGCCCGAGATAAAACTAAACTGAATACATAGCtctaaatttcttttttttttttttcaaaaggtgCGGCCGGACTCCATCGGACCCCTAGCCTCTAGATGCATTTGTAAATGGCCTATAAGTGGAAAAAGATAAGATCTGTAAGGGCCCAAGTGGCAATTTCCTAAAAACACAGAACCAAAATGGTAATTAATCAGTTACAAAAGCCCGCCAAAACATTTAGTATCTATCGGTAGCTAATCGATCTGGCTATGTTCTCAGCCACGTGTCAGCATTATGTCAACCAGATAACACCGATTCATCATCTCCACTTTTCCCATCTcatgtcttcttcttcttcctctctcTCCATTTGGCTGTCGGATGATTAGAACGAATCAACTCTTCTTCAATCACAATCGTTAAAGATTTTAGGTGGTTTGTTTTCTAGCCTACGGGTATAAATTGAAGGTAAATTTTTGTTCTTATATGTAGTTATAATATGCTCATGTCATGAGGTTGTTGTATTCCAACATGCATGCACGCCAAGTGTTTTTACCTATGCGCTAATGAGATTAttgatatgttttattaactctttgattgaatgatttaatttttttttaattgtaatCTGCTCATGAAGTATTTTGAAGCTCCCAACTTTTATTTTGATGGATCCTACTTCTAATGTGTGTGTTCTAGTTTGATGCATATATATAAGTATAATATCTTATGTGAATGTATTTGCTTATCTAGATTATTAGGCTACCTTTGTTGCTAGTTTAATTAATGTGTTTTTTATGTATTTATTATCGCCAAAATACATTTAGTATCTTTCGCTAGTCAATCTGGGAGCCAGTCTCTTCCACTTTCTTTCTGAGGAGTAGGGCTGACAATTGTGACACGAaactacacgaagttaacaggtttcgtgtttaaccttaacaggtttcgtgtctatAACAGGTCGACACAATAAGACCTGTTTAATTTCGTGCCGTGCTCGTGTTTACGTATTTCGTGTTTGTGTCTTACgtgattatatatttttttttaaattacaccataaaatcgagtgttttattatctttccaacgagtatactatttttaaacttttaaattaaaaaaaatgacaTGAACTGGGTATTCAATAGAAACGCAATAAAACACCAAGTTcggaaaaacgccatgaaaaataaccagttgaaaacgccataaaacaccaaGTTCAGAAAAATGTCATGAAAAATACCCacttgaaaacgccataaaacacccagtatagaaaaacaccatgaaaaaatcagttgaaaacgccataaaaacacacaGTTCAGAAAAATACCATGAAAAACTTAGTTGAAAAAGCCATAATAACACTCAGtttagaaaaacgccataaaaaacctAGTTGAAAACGCGACAAAAACACTCGGTTCAGAAAAACGTCgtaaaaacacctagttcagaaaaacaccataaaactaggtgaaaacgccataaaacacaaggttgaaaacgccataaaaaactctgtccgtttttttcggaaagtatatcaatagtatactagTTGGAAATAttaaaaaacgctgagttttatggtgtaatttttttagaaaaataatcacgtataaaaaaactattggcgtttaaatatgatgagtgaaaatgacatgtgattagcatgtgaaCCCTAATTTGGatcttccaattttaccccttCTAGTAGTTCTAAGGTtcccattatttacaaaaatgtcaccgcatcaTCTTAGCCACAAATCACAAAGATCTTGTGGCTGAAAATCGTTCTTACCGTTTTCATGCATCAACAGAGTAAAGTTTGTGTTAGTGGTTCGTGCAATGGAGTATATATTTGCTGAAACAGATTCTATCCTTGTGTCATATGTAGAGGTTATTGTTAGATTATAAAACAATGattttttgtttattatataggttattaataattaaatatatagaCTTGTACATCAATGCTTGCAGCTATACATGGAGACAATGCAAGATCTTGATACAACTATGTGTGTTGTGATGGTGAGTTCATGCTTAAATGTACTTAAAAttgatatttaatttttttattgtaatCTGCTCATGAAGTATTTTGAACAAATTTATTCTGCTCCCAACTTTTATTTTGATGGATCCTACTTTTAATGTGTGTGTTCTAATTTGatgcatatatatataagtataataTCTTATgttaatgtattttttttttatctagATTATTAGGCTACCTTTGTTGCTAGTTTAATTAGTGTGTTTATTATGTATTTATTGTCGCTAAAATACATTTAGGATCTTTCGCTAGTCGATCTGGCTGCCAGTCTCTACCACTTTCTCCGGAGAAGATCCAAAGAACTCCCAAGGTAACCACACTTATCATAATTCATCTTTCTGTTGATTTGATTTTAACAACTCTTTGATTAATTAATTTACTACAGTATTTGATCAAGCAGTATGTTGTAGGATGGAACCTGAATGTTTACTTATGGATAGAATCAGCAATCTGCCTTCAAGTCTCGTACAAACCATCCTCACTCTAATGCCGATACGCGATGCATTTAGGACCAGCATTTTGTCTCGGAACTGGAGACACCGTTGTGTAAACTTACCTAAACTTGAGTTTGATGACAGACTGCTATCTATCTATAGCCAATTATCCATCAAGTGTAAAGTTGTGCATGCTATCTATACGGTGTTGTTACTACACCGCGGTCCGGTTCTTGAATTCTCTCTTTGTGTTTCCCAACTACCAAGTTGTTGTGAGATTGACCAGATTATAATGCATCTTGCAAACAACACCACTGTTGAGAAGTTTAATCTTGTCATTGGGTTGGGTCATTCTGCTGCCTATAAGTTACCCAGTTCCTTCTTTTCTTTGAAGAGGTTAACACATATAAACCTCAAGAACTGTGTTGTTCAGCTTCAATCAACCTCTTTTAGGTTTGAGAGGCTCACAAGCTTATGCTTTCATAATGTCAGCATCACCAACAAAATGCTTATATGTTTCATAAGTTGCTGCCCTATACTCAAGAGCCTTACTCTGGTAAGATCTGACAACGTTCCGGTGTTACTTTTTGatcaaaaatataaatttcttTATAAACTTTTTGCAGATTGGAGAGGAAAAGCATTTTGTGGGAAGTGATCAGTATTCTGCTCTTGTTCAGCTATTCCAGTTATTGCCTTTGATTGAGCATTTGGAGATGAATTGTTGTCCGGTCAAGGTAGGGAGATAACATCAATTCCATACGAAGATTCATACAACTGAAATAATATTATTGTTGCTGATCTTAGTTTTGGGTAAAGTGTTTTACTTCAGGTGTTATCCCGCAGAGCCTCCCGAACAAGCTAGTCCATCTTAGAGCTCTTGTATTACATGGATTGTCCTTTGGGAAAGAAGATGAGCTACGTTTTGTTCTTCTCTTGGTTACTAGCTCTCCaaatttaaagaaaataaaaatggaGGTAAAGTTACAATATTGGATGAACATATTTTGATATTTTAAGTcaagggtaaagttcttgtacaaataatcttaacatactaaacatacaaattgaaggaaaactcaaaaagacaaggtggcatttttgtaattatcaataactatcaaagttactctacaaatatacctaaaaaaacctaacccctcctcccccccccccccaaaaaaaaaaaaaaaaaaaaaaatgttagaaCCCGTTTTGACCTGTTGCCTGACCCAACATGGCATTTCTGTAAAGAATACACAATGGCCTTCAATGTCTGATCACAACTTGAACACCAGAACAATCAATCGTGTACAGCGATGGTTTAGAACACAATAAATTGGAAACTGAAATTAAACTTTTTATTAACTGAACGAGgataaaaaaatacataaaggTAACCCTATTTAAATACTGATATATTACTTTCCTACCAGGTTTCTAATTCCTAAATTAACTCTAATGCAAATAGTTAATCTATCCTTATCAAAATACAATTGATAAATATAAACTGATAAACATAAACGAATTTTCACTAAGCACCCTTTGACTTTGAGTAGATCTCCACCTACCTCCCCTTGAGATCAAATTACCAAACCACCCTTCTGTTAATATTGCGACAATCTTCAATACTCCCTCTCAATATTAACCACTTCCATGTTTATCTTTTTGCAAAAATCATTCAGTTTTGCATGCGCCAAACTCTTCGTAAGCATGTCTGCTAATTGTTGACTTGTATCTACATAAGTTAAATCGATCTCACCAGCTAGCACCTTTTCTCTAATAAAATGATATTACACTTCGATGTGTTTTGATCTCGCATGAAACATCGGATTCTCGGCTAGATATATTGATGAAAGATTATCACAGTAAAGTTTCACCTTCTCTTCAACTTCCTGTTTTAAATCCTTCAATAACAAACGCAGCCATGTTACTTCCTGAGTCGCCATTGCCGCTGATTTATATTCAGCTTCAGTCGTCGACAACGACACTGTTGCCTGCCTTTTACTACACCACACGACTGGTCCATGTCCCAATGTAAACACGTATCCAGTTGTAGATCTTCGCGTATCAAGATCGCCCGCATAATCCGCGTCGCATTAACCAATTAGCTCAAGTTTTTCTCCACGCTTGAACACAATTCCATACCCGAGTGTTGCCTTCACATACCGTAATACCCTTCGTAAAGCATCCAAGTGAGGCTTTCTAGGTTGCTGCATATAACGGCTAAGAACTCCCACTATGAACGAGATATCAGGCCCAAGTGTCAAGTAGATGAGACTTCCAACGATTTGACGATACATTATAGGATCTTCTAGTTTGCTCCCTCTGTCGACACAAAGTTTAACCGTGGTGTCACTCGGAGTCATTGCTGGTTTACAATCCACCATGCCAAATCTTTGTAATAATTCAATACTATACTTTTGCTGATGTAATACCACAGAATCATCTTCATACTTCAGCTCTAACCCAAGAAAATGGCTAAGGATTCCGAGATCTTTCATATAAAACCGAATGCAGAGATTTTCTTTGACTTGTTCAATGCCATCTTCATCATCTCCGGTTATGATAAGATCGTCTACGTAAATTAGAACTACTACCACCCTGTTACGTGTTTCTCTTACGAACAAACTTGCATCAGACTTTGACATCACAAAGTCGTTATGAAGTAAAAACTCCCCAATCTTTCCGAACCAAGCTCTTGGTgattgttttaacccataaattGCTTTTCGTAACTTGCATACATAACTTGGGTGTTCCTTATCTTCAAAGCCTCTTGGATGTTCCATATGTATCGTGTGATCGAGGTCGCCATAAAGGAATGCATTACTCACATCCATTTGGTGCATAATCCATCTTTTGCTTGTAGCTATGGAAATTATCACTCGAACTGTTGCTAGCTTCGCTACAAGACTAAAGGTATCTTCATAGTCGATTCTGTATTGTTGGGAAAAACCTCGAGCTACAAGACGCGCTTTGAATCTTTCCACGCACCCATCGGCTTTGCGCTTTATCTTATATACCCATTTGCATGTAACGGGTTTTACTTCAGCTGGTTTTGGTACTAGAACCCAAGTCTCGTTTCGCTTCATCGCGTCAATTTCATCCTTCATGGCTTTAACCCATTCAGGATTATTTTTAGCTTCTTCAAATTCACTCGGTTCTTCTACAGCTGGTTCCAAAGACGCCAAATTAACCACATACTTTGGGTTTGGCCTTCTTACACGTTCTGAGCGCCTAGGCCCAGTCGGCGACCCTTCACTATCGACAGTATGGACTTGATTTTGGGCCTGGTTACGAGTCCCAGACTGCCACGGCCTCGACTGAGATTGGGTTCGAGCTGGGCTTTGCTCGTGGTCTTCAAAATTCGCATTCACCTCCACTGTATCAATTTCTTTATTTTGGTCTAAACTTAGGATGACAGTTTCAAGCTTCCCTTTTAATTCTCCGGTATCGGGTAAGTTTTCCTTGCTCGTTGACCACCATGAAGAGTTTTCATCAAATACTACGTTCCTATAAACGTAACATTTATTTGTTGTAGGATCACAACATCTCCATCCTTTTCGTTGCTCATCATACCCAATAAATATACAGCGGATAGCCTTCTTTTCCATCTTTTCTCGTAAGTGATTTGGCACGAACACATAGCAAACGGATCCGAAAACCCTTAGATGACTTATATTTGGTTTAATTCCAAACAACTTTTCGAATGGGGATTTATACTCAAGGTTTTGCGCAGGCAACCGATTAATCACGTAACATACCGTCTTCATTCCTTCAGCCCAATACTTCCCCGGAACGTTTTTATCGTGTAAAATACTTCTGCACGTTTCGCCGAAGTGACGGTTCTTTCTTTCTGACACACCATTCTGTTGCAGTGTATTGGAGCATGTAAGTTGCCTTTTAATCTTGTGTTCTCGTAGAAACCTGTCAAATTCATTAGACAAGTATTCTCCGCCATTATCCGAGCGAAGACATTTAATTAGTTTTCCAGTTTGACGTTCCGCTTCTTCTTTAAacaatttaaattttgaaaatactTCAGATTTTTCTTGCATAAAATCAAGCCACACGTACCTTGTATAGTCGTCAATGAATGAGACCATGTAGCGTTTTCCAGTATTTGAAGCCTGCTTGATCGGTCCGAGTACATCTGAGTGTATGATCTCAAGAAGTTCTTTGGTCTTATGTTCAGATAACTCATAAGGAAGTTGGTGTGCTTTTCCATATTGGCAACCGGCGCACACCACTTCTTTCTTGATTTCGAGACTCGGTAACCCTCGGACTAATTCCTTTTTCATCATAACTTCCAACCGATCGTATCCCACGTGGCTTAAACGAGCATGCCACAAATCGGCCGTCTCGTTTTGTTTAGCCTTCTCGACATAGACCGATTCGGCGGATAAAACATAAACCGTGTCGTTTCTTTTTCCTTGGAGAATAGGTACCGATGAAGTTTCAAATTTTTCGAATATCTTTACATCGGTCGGACCAAATAAACCATATTTTCCTGTAGAAGTTACTTGAGGTACAGAAAATAAATTTTTCTTCATACCTGGCACATGGAAGACTTGATCCATAACAAATTCTTTCTGGCCTCGTTCAGCTGGAAACTTTATTTCTCCCGTATTTGCGATGTGATGACGTGAGTTATCAGCTATTACAACTACGTGATTTCTCTTGTACTTTTTCACGTTGTCGAGTCTTTCTTTTTCCCCCGTCATATGATTTGAACATCCAGAGTCAACAATCCAATCTCCTAGATTGTTTTGTTTTGGTTCCGTAGCTGCGGTTAAAGCCACATCTACCTCTTCTTGCGCCACCATTGCTTCCATATCCAAAGGTTCTTCCTCTTGTGTGGCAACGTTTCCTTCTTATTTTGGTCGCCGACAATCTTTCGCCATGTGACCTTTTATTCCGCAATTGTGACACTTGTATGGAAATCTTTTTCTGTTCCAAGACTTTCCCCTTTTCTCAGATTCAGTTTCGGATGAAGCTTGACTTGTCTTGTCTTTGCGATCCCCGTCATTCTTCTTCCGGTCCTTTCCTTTATACCGAGAATGCCCCGGCTTTCCCCGACCTTTTCCCTTTTCAGCATATAGAGCTTTATCTTCGCCCGGTTTAATTGATACTCCTGCTAGCTTTCGTGCCAGTTCTTCTTGACCCGCTAGCAGATTTTCAAACTCGGTAAGACTTGGTTGGGTTGCCCAACCTTGGATTGCTGCGACAAAGCTTCTATACTCTGGTTTTAATCCATGGATTAAAATCCGTTTTAAGCGGGTTTCACTAACTTTTGATTGTGGATCGAGATTACCGATTTCTCGGCAAAGGTTTATCACTTTTCGGAAGTATTGTGGGATCGTGAGATCTCCTTGAGAAGTTGCCATCAACTCGCTTTCAAGTAGCTGCAATCTAGCATCATCCTTCTTTGAGAAAAGTGTTTCGAGCATGTCCCAGGCTTGCTTCGGATAATCCAGATCCTGAATATGATCCAGAATTTCTTCTTCCACTGTAGTCTTTAGTATAAACATGGCTCGGCCAGACTTCATCTGCCACT
This is a stretch of genomic DNA from Helianthus annuus cultivar XRQ/B chromosome 16, HanXRQr2.0-SUNRISE, whole genome shotgun sequence. It encodes these proteins:
- the LOC110914972 gene encoding F-box/FBD/LRR-repeat protein At1g13570, which produces METMQDLDTTMCVVMDLSLVDLAASLYHFLRRRSKELPRMEPECLLMDRISNLPSSLVQTILTLMPIRDAFRTSILSRNWRHRCVNLPKLEFDDRLLSIYSQLSIKCKVVHAIYTVLLLHRGPVLEFSLCVSQLPSCCEIDQIIMHLANNTTVEKFNLVIGLGHSAAYKLPSSFFSLKRLTHINLKNCVVQLQSTSFRFERLTSLCFHNVSITNKMLICFISCCPILKSLTLIGEEKHFVGSDQYSALVQLFQLLPLIEHLEMNCCPVKCFTSGVIPQSLPNKLVHLRALVLHGLSFGKEDELRFVLLLVTSSPNLKKIKMEMTYSSTEAISQTAMNLFDLQNYSNVKLDHLHDLEITNFSNMKPGMDFLKLILAKSFMLKKVRVVINNNISVNDEVKMLRDLLWNPCASAGAQIKVERA